tgtatttagtatacccatattatacaagtattcaaacttgtcggggctaaatcacactctatccggtctttcgcttaatcgtgcgtaaaccgtatcattcctaaaagtaaccggtcaaagcttaagcttaaataaaaggccgttaggaatctaataggttaattataaacctttgttccagattaggaagcccagtaaaagctaccgctCTTAtcatttgtgttacatacttactcaggtaaatacattttgacttattttccctatacgggcttggggtacggtatttaaaataccgcttgatcgggcgcacaagtcctgctccttataggtgttcagtcttgaatagcttgtgcgacttcgtttaaacagttttgtcttacttaaaggctttggggggttgttgaccgtgtcccggatatccttggcattatcttacgagatggccacgaccagagcacggggtgtaggcgtacacccgtcgtgtataactctttaatgtggtgtgtcaattaaatctctagcccggacagtagatcccgggccaccagagatataagtgcatgtaattcgttcacaagattatattatataattatcccaagttaataaaaatatttatgccttgtgcatttaaatcaattttcaatcattttcaaaatgagtcagtcgatttgtatttaccagtgtaaactgacgtatttttcccaaaagattaagtgcaggtactatacggaaataggctggctgtttcctaagagcgtccattatagtctcgcaagctcggacgacatatatctgttgaactatttatttttattttatttgatccgcctgtggatccatttcaactactgtgatatttattattgcactttatttaaagttgaaatgtttctattctgcttccgctgtgcattattatattgtgttgattgtctatgacgatgccaactacgtcactgtaccccacaccgggcccaccggtgacacgtggaaatgggggtgtgacagaatcgAAGGAGGTATGTTTCGAACTCTTAATGACATTATGAACATGGACTTCGTGGCCAAAGGTACCAAGTGGAAGATGAAGACTCTTAGGGGCATTTTGATGGTTTCCTGTTGGGTTATATGGAATGAGCGAAATAAGAAGGTGTTTCAAGGATCGAGGCCCCGGGTGGTGGACATGGTGGCGAGGGTGAAAGTTTTATCCTTTTTTTGGTTTAAACATCGTACTAGGTACAAAGACGTGGATTGGAACGATTGGGTCAAATACCCTTTGTATGGCTTGTAATTTTGGGGTCGGTCCTTGATTTGAGGTCCGGCCTTTGTGTTTAATGAAATTtactgttcaaaaaaaaaaaaaaaaaaacttatgagTATGCACTATTATGCACAAATATTATGTATATAATATTAATTGAATTATGTTTTATGTCTATTAGGACCAAGAGAAACACGAAAAAAGCTTTAATGAGATGTTAATATGTTACGGTGTTTGCAATACATACAGTGATTACAATTTACAATTTTTTGAATGGCAACTTATACACTAATCCAATTTACTCCTAAATCTACTTTGCGTTTCACAGCGGGATTCGAACTCTCGACTTCTAGAGGAGGGGGTACCATTTAACACACCACGATACCATTAGGTTAAATGCTATTCGATATACAATGATTACATCTATTAAGTTAAAAACATGCATTATAGGGTTGGCTAAAGAAACATCCCCCATTTCCCATCAACCCAACAATTGATTTGAGAATTATATGCGCGTATATCATGGCTATACGTCAATATAACAAGATGTATACACCCGTATGCATGTGGTATTCAAAAACTATATGCGCGTGTATTAGAGCTATATACACCAGTATAACATATTGAATTACTTACGTCACAAAAATAACAATTTGATTACTTATATATGGAAAACTTTATCTTAactaacaaaaacaaaacacaaataaTAATTTGATAACTTTATCTAACAATTTTCAAATTTAGAAAACTTTAATGTAACATTTTAAATATTCAACCTAGCCatttatttataaacttacaAGAACCATAAATACATCAAAAGCCCTAATCACGAAAGAGGTAACATGTATCCAAAATAGaaatatgtctttgttggtgaaaCTTGTGGGTTATTTATGTCATGTCTCAAAAGTAGTGTGCAAAAAAGCCACAATTCGAAGAAGACAAAAAACTAGGGAATCTTGATTCATTattaaaagaaagaaaagaaaaaaattagGATGTTTTTGTTCTCTCATTTCATTTGTGACGATCTTTTCTTTGAGCTCAAATCGATGATCTAAGAACACCCATCAGGTAAATTTATTATCTTTCTTCCTCTTCTGTCTGTCAGAGCCTTTCTTTAATCTTtaatctttattattatttttatttttatttttcagtttttttttgtttttaacgaaAGTCAAATCTCGAATTTTGTTTGTAAAATCAGCTTAATTTGCACAAGATAAACAACCCCTTTTGAGCTTTGAGTGTCAGTGGATCAGACAATCAGACAATCATGACTCTTGTTGAGAATGGTGGGTCGAATAACCGGGTCGAATCGGCCGATTTTGATCAGCAGAAGAAGAATATTATGCCTAATGGAAATGGGGTtttgaatcatcatcatcaaaataataataataacaatcatCAGATGAAGATGAACGGTGGTGATCATCGTGATCATGACGATGAGGGTTTAAAGAAAGAGATGAGAGATTTGGCTGAAATGTTGTCGAAATTAAATCCTATGGCTGAAGAGTTTGTTCCACCTTCACTCGCTCATAATGGTTTTCACGCGCCGCTTGTTCTGCCGCCGCCTGCCGGAGCTCCGTTTGGGTACTCTGCTGTTAATGATTTCTTGCTTCAGACTGGACAAACCCCTTTTCCTAATATGAATGGTGGTGGTTCTACTAGAAGggtatttacttatttttatttttaatttatttttgttttgttattttttttggTAAAATTATGTGTTTGTTGGTGTTGATGGTTAGAAGAAGGGTAACTTTAACCACGGGAAGCGAAGGATGAATAACCGAACCAACATGGCTCAACGCGAAGATGTCATTAGGAGAACGGTTCATGTGTCGGATATCGATCAGCAGGTGAATCTTGTTTCCTAGTTTTTActttgaaatgaaatgaaatgatggaACTATTTTTGAAGTCTTCCGCTGTgtgttggggtgtgacaattgttattattattattattattatttacttatttgatgtataaaatatACATGAATCTAGGTAACTGAAGAACAGCTTGCAGCCCTCTTTATCAGTTGTGGACAGGTAAATACGTTATCCAAATCATAATACGATacccttttgttaataatatacgATGATATAGCTATATAAGCGCATTACCGACTGTTTGAACTTTGATGGATACTTTTAGGTTGTGGATTGTCGTATATGTGGTGACCCTAATTCCGTTCTTCGTTTTGCGTTTATTGAGTTTACTGACGAGGGTATGTAAACATAACCGTTTATACTCGGTTACACATATATAGTTTGTGTTTTGTGTTACATCGTGAGGTTGTAATGTGCTTGCAGAAGGTGCAAGGAATGCATTGAGTCTTGCTGGTACTATGCTCGGTTACTACCCGGTTAGGGTTCTTCCTTCAAAGACTGCAATCGCACCAGTAAATCCAACTTTTTTACCACGGGTGAGATTTTTTTTACCTTGCACCTTTTGTGTTTGGGAATCTTTACAAATGTATGGTTTTGCTAAACCCGTTCTTGCGcttttttttgtgtgtttagTCTGAAGATGAAAGGGAAATGTGTGCGAGAACTATCTACTGTACTAACATTGATAAGAAGGTAAGTGAAAATGTTTTCTATTTTTTATGAATATTAGTTAAGGTTTATTACATTGAAAAACAGTCGCTCTTTCATATGATCCACATGTGACGATTTACTACATTTTTGTGAATATTAGTCAAGGTTTATTACATTGAAAAAAGTACATTGCTATTTTATGTAATAAAACCATTTAGTTATTCCGGTTACGTATATTTGATGTTTATTTTGTTTGAAACAGGTTACTCAGGCAGATGTTAAGCTCTTTTTTGAATCATTTTGTGGAGAGGTTTGTAGGTTATTTGTATATGATATATGAAAATTATATACGCTACCTTATTGTtaattgtattttattgaaattaTTATTTCTTAGGTTTATCGTTTGAGGTTGCTAGGCGACTACCATCATTCTACTCGTATTGCATTTGTGGAGTTTGTGATGGTAATTTTGTTTTTTCTTAAACTTCttagctgtttttttttttttttttttttttttttttttgagtaaactgccattttggtccttgtggtttggtcacttttgccactttagtccaaaactcaaactttttgcgtctgggtccctgtggtttcagttttattgccattttggcccaaaaatgaaatcaggtcatatttgtcttatgaaatcctgctattttgtccttttccgcaggggcaaaatgatcatttcttttttataaataaataccatattttataaggacaaatatgacctgatttgcccctgaggaaaatgacaaaattgcaggattttataagacaaatatgatctgatttcatatttggaccaaaatggcaataaacctgaaaccacagggacccagatgcaaaaggtttgagttttggactaaagtggcaaaagtgaccaaaccttagggaccaaaACGGCAGCATTGGTATaaaatgctgacgtggcagttcatgctgtggttttttttttttcgttttttttttttttcactgaCACAAGATTACATATATGTTGTTTCTTGTGTTTATATCAAAACCAGTAAtccatataaacacataaaagtAAAAAACATCGATGCCTGTTTGTTTCCTAGTCCAAGTTTTATGATTAATTTGTTATGAAAAAGGTTGAAAGATTTTGTAAAGTACGTTGTCTTTGAGATTATTAAGGTTATACATGTTAATTTAACATAATTAAGTAATGAACTAATTTAGTATGTGTTGCATTTTGCAGGCAGAGAGTGCAATTGCGGCACTGAACTGTAGTGGTGCGGTATTGGGAACATTGCCGATAAGGTGATTGTTATaccattttcaaaaatcaaatcGAATATTGCAAACGTGTATTGTTAACATGATTTATGGTTTACGATGGTGATGGATGCAGGGTTAGCCCTTCTAAGACCCCGGTTCGTCCACGTGCACCGCGCCCTACCATGCACTGAACACACGTTTCGCGACCAGCTCACTATATCATCAGTATCTAATTATACACACGACTGTTATGTTTCTGGTGTTTTGTTGAATTCATTCGGGTTCAAGTATCTGTTTGAAATGTAGATTTAGGATGATGGAAGTTTGAGGCTGAACTCTGAGTTTTCTTAGTTACTGGTTTGTCACTAAGAACCGAGACGGTTTTCGTTATGAAAATTGTTGTTTTAAGTTTATTATTACTTTGCTATTAATTATTATGTGGTTCTTGGATCTTGATGGTCTTTTAAAAGGGGAGAGGGATGAGGAAAGTTGAAGTAAATGCCAgttgatttttatttttaaatttaaatctgaaCATTTGGTTTTGTTGATGTTAAAAGGGCTTTGACTTTGACCATTATTCACTGATTCAGTCTAGTCTAGAGGTCAAATTATTTAAGTTTGTTTGATGATAGCTTTAAGGGCTATTATTAAAGCttattttaattaattgaatCTTTAGTACTCTTGTCATTATTTAAGAATACTTGCATCATAAGCTATGATAAAATACTAAAATAGCCATCTTTCTATTTaactaaaacattttttttttcaaataattaACCATTTTTATATTCCATAGTTTTTTTTGTTGGTTGTTTATTTTTCATATAAACTAGTATTAAGGCCCCCGCGTTAATAAAACCGAATGAAAAGCAAATGTAAAATCGTTGAATCACGCAGTCACGCACACCCATTGCGGCGTGCTAATGTGAAAAAGTTAGGCTGaaatgtaaaacatagaaaaataccTAAGTCAAACTAGGACCGCGTGTTGCGTCGAACTTCTCAAATGGGAAAAATAGACGAAAAAActttgaaccccacacgcacgttgcggcgtgttaactcgcaaaattttgaacgaaacgtaaaacaaaaaacttgggaaagatgaaaactATGGgggccaaagttgaaagtaaaaaaatgttgggattaaattgcaaaaagTGAAAAGCTTTgtgttaaaataaaaaaactaaaggggttaaattgcaaagaTCAAATGTTTTGAGTTAGaaatgaaaaatattaaaaactttTTTGAAATACTCCCTAAACATAGGgtacaacaacataaaacacataaatgTTGTTAATTTATAGAATGGAAATAAACACCTTTTTAATTAGTAAAACCTTTCTGTATAATTTAATTTTGGCAAGtcgggttttattgatttaaactATGACTTGTTGGCTAATAATAATCTATATTGACATTGTGATAAATGGCATCTCACCATAAGGCCACCTGGTATACTCTAACATCCATTGGTGTTAATCCTAGTTGGCATCCGTTAACACTTGTTAAACCACTCCTAAAGGGTGTTAAGAGGCATTAAAAACTTCTCATGTTAAGATGTTAACTAGGAGAGAGAGGGATAAAATCAAGCATTGCAAAATTTGTACACACACAACAACAtgctatatatatgtattttaattaattttaagggGAGTTAATGGGGTAAACCATTTCCTTGATGTGTTATGAAGGTGAAAGAGGATGTGGTGCCTACATGTAGTTAAAGGGCGTTAAAGTATACCCAATAGCCTAACAAAGAATAACTCCGTATactatttaatttttatttatgtcGTTTTAAAACAACTTTTATATTAACATACTTCGATAAAAATTGGTTAATAGCTCATTAGAGGAACACAAAGTTACGGAAGTACAACTCGAGTGTCATTATTATTATTCACGTTAACAGTATGAATTAATATCAACTAATGAGTCATAATTTAGATTATTAACGTGCTATAGTTCGTAATCACCCGCCACACATAATCACCTCTACTGTTGCATCCAATAAAACATTGAATATGCAAAGCTAGATCACCATCACAATTCACAATGCTATCATAAATGAGATCAGAAACCTGATTCTGAGCATATCAAACTGCATCTCATACATATAGCCAAAATTAGGTAGAAATTTTATATCTCAAATATAAAGATATCTAAAAATCAATAACTATGTAAAAGTTTGGTACACCATCTGACAGCAAAATTTGTGTTAACCTCATAATATTATCCTTAATACAAAGTAAAAAAACAATGCTCAACTCTTGAATCTGATACTTTTGCTGATCGTATTGATTCCAGAAGCTTCCCCGCCATAAGGACCGGCGGGCTTCCTAATATCCCGTACTTGCCCTTTCCTCGCAACTTCTTTCTTCTTGTGTTTCAACTGCACATATTAGTATTCCACGGCGAAAAGACGTTAATACCCCCACGAGCGAACAGACATTATCattacaacttatttttaatGTAACATACCTTGTACTTCTTTCTCGGGTTTTTAAGATCCTTGTTGCGTTTACGAGTCAACCCTCTATTCTTCTCCATCTGAAATAAACCCAGAACCATAAGTTACCTTCAAAGAAAATACCTTATGTGCGCGCCGAGATAAACatcgataataataataataataattacctcGTAATTGATGTGACGTTTTCCATCTAGTTGAGTTTCAGGTGCTGCAACATCTGAAGGTGTAGTTCTacaaaacaaaaattaaacaatTCCATTAGCCTTGCACAATGTTACTAAAAAATCatgaaaaacaataaaaattaccTGGAATATTTCTGTGATTTAGCAGCTAATTTGGCATCGCGTTTCAATTTGGTTTGTTCGTAAAGATCGGATTCTGAGTCGCTATCACCATCTTCAGTCTCACCGTCTTCGTCAACTTCCGAGGTTTCACGCTCATTTTCTTGAAGATCATCATCGTCAGAGTGAATTCCAGCGTTTGTCAAAACGCGCATTTCGTGTTTTCTTCGCCTTTCTCCGATGTCATCTCGTGTAGGTAAATCATCATCTCCAGATACAACCTTCAAACATTAATGAATAATTGTTTTAATGAATAATCACATAAAACTTTAgaacataaataaaaaatattgcAATATAAAGCGTCACCCTCGGTTTTTTCTTCTGCGTTACAAGCTGAGACAGTTTATTTAACGATTTATTTTGGTTTCCTTCGATATCGAAAGTATCATCATCGAAATCATCACGGGTCTCTAGCTTTCTGCTCAATAAAATTTAACACCAATTATTTAATTttggtttattaaatatattttcagaaacaaaactaaATGAATTAAACGATTATAAGATACCCGTTTAATGGTTTTGAATTCTTCTTAACCCCATCGGTTTGTGTCGCCTTTAAGTTGAATACACCTTTCTGCTTCAATTTCTCCTCAAGTGCAGCTCTTACTTTCAACATTTCCGCACTCTGCAACCCAATTTTTTCACTCCCGGGCTTACGTTTTCCTCCGTTGTCAAGATCCAATGTAGAATCCGTCTTCGGTACCACaggagactaaaaatgaagagaAATTAGCAAAATGTTTTAAAAAAGTAATTAATAGAATGTTTTAAGGACAAGTTAACTAacattttcgtccatgtggttttgTCCATTTATGCCAGTCCCAAACCAAATTTGTACCATTTCCGTTcctgacattcttgaaacatgtcATTTCCGTCTAAAAAGTTAAACGGTTGTTAACTTTGACTGTTAAAGGAGGGGTAAAAAGGTAgttttccttttttattttcttttttgattttttacacCTCTttaatacatacacacacacacacatatatatatgatatgtgtgtgtatgtattaaAGAGACGTAAAAAttgtaaaagaaaataaaaatgaaaagttACCTTTTTACCCCTCATTTAACAGTCAAAGTTAACATCCGTTAACTTTTAGGACGGAATTGGCATGTTTCAAAAATGTCAAGGACGGTAATGGTACAAATTTGAAACTTGGCCTGGACCggcataattggacaaaccacagggacgaaaatggcagttaactctttaaAGACATTAAAACTTGCACAATATCAATGTATATACACTAACTTCTTTTTGTGTTTCGGTGGTACTTGaatcattgattaaagaaatcgATTCAACCGCTTCTATCTCCATAGGAGAATCCTCCGTTTTAGCAGTAGCATGGTTCTTGAGAAAATCTTCAACGTCAGATGCTAGATTTTCATCGAGTGTTTTCATCTGCCGTTAAAGAACACTTCAGATGATCAGACAAATTTTtaatagaaaattaaaaaaaaaacaaaaaaaaaaacgaaaagttacTAAACTAACTTTATCTAACAAGTTTTTAATCTCCACGATGCGAGCAAGAACGGGGTGATCACGAACTGGATGACCTTCGGATTTGAGAAGAAGATAAAAGCTGATTGCTTGACAATACGACAGTAGAAGTTGTTTCTTCACCTCCATATATTGTACGCCATTTTTATTTATACTCTTTACTTCTTTAAGCTTGCTTATAATCGGGTCAATTTTAGTCTCAAGCTGGTCAACAGCTTCACTTAACTCTGACAACAAACCGACTAATTCCGGAGCTGAACTGTGAAGCAATAAAAGTTTCAAAACGGTTTAAACGAAATTATTATCCATATTAGAAAATGCAAAACCAGTCTTACAAAAATGcaaattgaaaaagaaaagagaTACTACAAtgaaagagtaaagtacacgaatagtccctgtggttttccaaaattttggatttggtccctaggtTTTTAAATTTAGACAGATGATCTcggtggtttgcactttgtaacacagtTAGTCCCCagcttttgccaaaagtacatgcatggcccctatggtttgcacttcgtaacgcatttagtccctaacttggaccgCTGAAACCTTTAtatttgttggttggggactaaatgtgttacaaagtgcaaaccacagggaccatccgtatTCTTTTGGAAAGTTagagaccaaatccaaaattttggaaaccatagggactatgggtgtactttaaaaaaaaactcaCTTGTATACAACATCCATTTGTTCTTCTTTTGACAAAGCATTTGGATCCTTCGTAACTACCTCAGTGTCGGTTTCATCTTGGGCGTCATGGCCTACCGTAGCTTTTGATCGGCCTTTTCCCTTACTCAAATTCTGATGAAATAAGCGGTTTTTGATCTACTATAAGAAATAACTTCCAAAATTAGCTAGCAGATattataacatgttatatatataCCTCGAATGTAGGTTCTTCTTCACTATCATCTTCAAGACCGAGATCTGCGtttgaatattttttttctttttcggtTAGTTGCCTCCTAATCTCTTCTTCTTGCTCCTCCTCACTCGAATCCCCCTttccaaaaaattaaaaaaaaatgtgttcaatAAGTTGATAAACTTCAAAAAAACACCAACCAACTTCATCAATCATGTTTATAAACATTTTCATAGCGGCTTAAAGGTAATTTCATATTAGCTTAACCAAAAGATTACCGATGCAATAgagctgcaaacgaaccgaatgaacacgaacaactccttgttcgttttcgtttgttaaggaaacaTATGTATTACTgtactgttcatgaacacttaccgaacgagattttttgttcatgttcgctCGTTAAAGAAATGTGCGTGTTCGTAGTCGTTTGTTGATATTAGGTAACAGACgcaaacgaacgttcatgaacacaaacgaacacaaactaatgttcatgaacacaaatgaaaacaaacAGATACAaattaatgttcatgaacacaaatgaacacaaacaagcgttcatgaataaaatatataatacagtgatacttattaaacattttatttgtcggaattttgaagtatttaataaaatataaaaaataaaaacactaatgaactatcaaaCACAAATGAAAATAAACGgacacattaccgaacgttcacaaacataaacgaacaagcgcggcctctgttcatgttcgttcattcaATTAAACGaccgaaatttcttgttcatgttcgttcatttattcaacaaacaaacttcccgccgaacggttcactaactgtttgctgaacgttagttcgtttgcagccctcGACGCAAACATAGCAACATGCATTGTAATAGACAGTTGTTTTCACAAGGTCAATAAAACTAAACATCAGAAATTACCGTATCTCGTCCATAATATATGTTTTTGCCCCTTCCCCATGCAATAGGTTTCCTTTCATCATCCTCGACATCATCTTGTGTTTCATCCTCGGCCCCACCAAGCTTTGCTTTTAAACTTTTCTGTTGCTTCGCGACTATGGAAGTAAGCAGAAACcgaaaaaatatattaaaacatGATCTTATAACTGTATAAAGTAAAGTGCTCTACTAACCGATAACATTATTCGAAATAACGCTATATGTAAGAACCAAATAAATTCATGCATGTTTTcctatttttttttgtgttaacAAATGTCATCAAACTAATCTTACTTTTTGCAGCAAAGCCTGTGTCCTCCTCAGAGTCATCTTCatcctcatcctcatcatcatcactatcatcctACAAATCAGAATAAAAACttcaataaaattaataattatgCCATAAAAAAAGGTGCAGCCAACCCACATAACTATCAAAATGCATATCCATTTGTGCTC
Above is a window of Helianthus annuus cultivar XRQ/B chromosome 14, HanXRQr2.0-SUNRISE, whole genome shotgun sequence DNA encoding:
- the LOC110908880 gene encoding polyadenylate-binding protein-interacting protein 12 isoform X1; its protein translation is MTLVENGGSNNRVESADFDQQKKNIMPNGNGVLNHHHQNNNNNNHQMKMNGGDHRDHDDEGLKKEMRDLAEMLSKLNPMAEEFVPPSLAHNGFHAPLVLPPPAGAPFGYSAVNDFLLQTGQTPFPNMNGGGSTRRKKGNFNHGKRRMNNRTNMAQREDVIRRTVHVSDIDQQVTEEQLAALFISCGQVVDCRICGDPNSVLRFAFIEFTDEEGARNALSLAGTMLGYYPVRVLPSKTAIAPVNPTFLPRSEDEREMCARTIYCTNIDKKVTQADVKLFFESFCGEVYRLRLLGDYHHSTRIAFVEFVMAESAIAALNCSGAVLGTLPIRVSPSKTPVRPRAPRPTMH
- the LOC110908880 gene encoding polyadenylate-binding protein-interacting protein 12 isoform X2; this translates as MTLVENGGSNNRVESADFDQQKKNIMPNGNGVLNHHHQNNNNNNHQMKMNGGDHRDHDDEGLKKEMRDLAEMLSKLNPMAEEFVPPSLAHNGFHAPLVLPPPAGAPFGYSAVNDFLLQTGQTPFPNMNGGGSTRRKGNFNHGKRRMNNRTNMAQREDVIRRTVHVSDIDQQVTEEQLAALFISCGQVVDCRICGDPNSVLRFAFIEFTDEEGARNALSLAGTMLGYYPVRVLPSKTAIAPVNPTFLPRSEDEREMCARTIYCTNIDKKVTQADVKLFFESFCGEVYRLRLLGDYHHSTRIAFVEFVMAESAIAALNCSGAVLGTLPIRVSPSKTPVRPRAPRPTMH
- the LOC110908879 gene encoding something about silencing protein 10, which produces MAKGSNSRKSNKKTPQKPLPDFSDSDLDDDIDVFHKQRDVVPLDLDNDVGDSDEDNDQHVFELEDDSDDDEDEDEDDSEEDTGFAAKIAKQQKSLKAKLGGAEDETQDDVEDDERKPIAWGRGKNIYYGRDTGDSSEEEQEEEIRRQLTEKEKKYSNADLGLEDDSEEEPTFENLSKGKGRSKATVGHDAQDETDTEVVTKDPNALSKEEQMDVVYNSAPELVGLLSELSEAVDQLETKIDPIISKLKEVKSINKNGVQYMEVKKQLLLSYCQAISFYLLLKSEGHPVRDHPVLARIVEIKNLLDKMKTLDENLASDVEDFLKNHATAKTEDSPMEIEAVESISLINDSSTTETQKESPVVPKTDSTLDLDNGGKRKPGSEKIGLQSAEMLKVRAALEEKLKQKGVFNLKATQTDGVKKNSKPLNGKLETRDDFDDDTFDIEGNQNKSLNKLSQLVTQKKKPRVVSGDDDLPTRDDIGERRRKHEMRVLTNAGIHSDDDDLQENERETSEVDEDGETEDGDSDSESDLYEQTKLKRDAKLAAKSQKYSRTTPSDVAAPETQLDGKRHINYEMEKNRGLTRKRNKDLKNPRKKYKLKHKKKEVARKGQVRDIRKPAGPYGGEASGINTISKSIRFKS